The DNA region ACCTCCTGATCGACCGCGCGGCCGGCGAAGTGCTCGTCCACTCCCAGCCGGGCGACGGTCGCTACGACATGGTGGTCACGGTCACCCTCGGCAAGACCGTGACTCTGCCGGATCCGGTGGGCATGGAGCTGGACACCGAGCCCCTGACGGCCTGGGTCGACTGAACCGGCCACTTCCAGCCGCCATCGGCCGTATGTTCGTTGCTCGTGGAAATATCCGCATGACACCATGCGTGAGTGAGTGACAACGGGGACGACATAGCGAAGCCTCAACGGGTTTCGAAATTGGTCGAGTTGGCGGCTTCTTCCGTCCCGGCGACTCCGGACGTAGCCGTCCACATCGCTCCCACGGCAGCGCCGACCGACGAAGAGGCGTCGGCCAGGCGGGAGTTCGCGCGTTTGCTCGGCGAATTCCGGCGTACCGCGGTGCTGGTGCCGTTCGATGAGTTCGGGAGTCTGTGGACGTCCGACTTCGGCGGGGTGCGGTGGATCTGCGCGTTCTCGGACGAGGAGGCGCTGGCCCGGTTCGCGGTGGCGCGGAAAGAAGCGGGGCGGGAGTGGGCGTACCGGACGGTTCTGGGTGCGCGGTTGCTTGACGTGATGGTGCCGATGCTGCCCGGTCCGGGCGGAGTCGCGCTGGATGCCGGAAGCGCGGACGGGGTGGTGTTTCCGCCGGTGGCGGGGGTCGTCCCGGACGAGGTGGCGGTGGATCTCGGGGGAACGGGGGCGGGGACGCGGTGAGTGGGAACGAGCCTGAGCTGGTGGCGCCGGCGGCGGCGCTGGCGGAGATCGCGAAGGGCATCGACCTGGCGCATTCCGAGCTGAAGGATCTCGGAATGATCGGCCAGGCGTCGGTGGGGCGGGGGTTCTCCGGCCTGGCGCTGTCGGGGCTGGAACTGGGGCACGGTGGGCTGGCGTCGGAGTTCGAGACGTTCTGCAACCGGTGGGAGTGGGGTGTGCGGGCGCTGACCCTGCGGGGGAACGGTTTCGCGCAGGGGGTCG from Streptomyces fradiae includes:
- a CDS encoding SseB family protein, which encodes MSDNGDDIAKPQRVSKLVELAASSVPATPDVAVHIAPTAAPTDEEASARREFARLLGEFRRTAVLVPFDEFGSLWTSDFGGVRWICAFSDEEALARFAVARKEAGREWAYRTVLGARLLDVMVPMLPGPGGVALDAGSADGVVFPPVAGVVPDEVAVDLGGTGAGTR